One region of Culex pipiens pallens isolate TS chromosome 2, TS_CPP_V2, whole genome shotgun sequence genomic DNA includes:
- the LOC128092689 gene encoding CLIP domain-containing serine protease B4-like — protein sequence MVPTPPGGGGGHHSGTYRSEFWFDMTEDNASGDACITPGGNRGRCVLAEKCPFIWEQLQKIGTIQEYRYVTSFHCGYDPTSRKLRVCCPSFSNAEDCGTIGLSDRIYEGMETDLDEFPWMAVLGYRRRNKTMFRCGGSLINDRYVLTAAHCVGESDKWKLDFVRLGEWDLDTRPDCVYDYFGEMYCNEVHEDFEIQKVIVHEKFTRNVINIRNDIALLKLDRRVASTESIAPICIPTQKQADSLNIQQVQLFVAGWGATETEANSKRKLKTVLQGHAMAKCAQAYRKKVNFFAESQLCVGGKRGRDSCRGDSGGPLMEIFQNRWHVVGIVSFGSGLCGLEGMPAIYTRVGSFLDWMAAKIELESRR from the exons GTGACGCTTGCATCACTCCCGGTGGAAACCGTGGACGGTGCGTCCTCGCAGAGAAGTGTCCTTTCATTTGGGAACAGTTGCAAAAAATCGGCACAATCCAGGAATACCGGTACGTGACCTCGTTCCACTGTGGTTACGATCCGACGAGCAGGAAGCTCCGGGTGTGCTGTCCAAGCTTTAGCAACGCCGAGGACTGCGGGACGATTGGTTTGTCTGATCGAATCTATGAAGGTATGGAGACGGATCTCGACGAGTTTCCATGGATGGCTGTGTTGGGTTATCGAAGAAGGAACAAGACAATGTTCCGCTGTGGAGGATCGCTGATCAACGATCGATACGTGCTGACTGCGGCGCATTGTGTGGGGGAGAGCGACAAGTGGAAACT AGATTTTGTTCGACTTGGCGAGTGGGACTTGGACACTAGACCGGACTGTGTCTACGACTATTTTGGAGAGATGTATTGTAACGAAGTTCATGAAGATTTCGAAATTCAAAAAGTGATCGTTCATGAGAAGTTTACCAGAAATGTCATCAATATAAGGAACGATATTGCACTGTTGAAGCTTGACAGACGAGTTGCTAGCACCGAGTCCATAGCACCAATTTGTATCCCAACCCAGAAACAAGCTGATAGTTTGAACATCCAACAAGTTCAGCTTTTCGTTGCTGGCTGGGGAGCAACGGAAACAGAAG CCAACAGCAAACGCAAGCTGAAGACCGTACTGCAAGGCCACGCCATGGCCAAGTGTGCCCAGGCGTACCGGAAGAAGGTCAACTTCTTCGCCGAGAGTCAACTTTGTGTGGGTGGAAAACGCGGGCGGGACTCTTGCCGTGGAGACTCCGGCGGGCCGCTGATGGAAATCTTCCAGAATCGGTGGCACGTCGTCGGGATCGTGAGCTTCGGGTCGGGCCTGTGCGGATTGGAGGGAATGCCGGCGATTTATACACGGGTTGGGAGTTTTCTAGACTGGATGGCGGCGAAAATTGAGCTGGAAAGTCGAAGGTGA